The region TCTTTTCGCTGTAAATCTGCTCGGAGGCCTGGCCAGTTTCACCACCACCGCCGGGAAACTTCACCCCAGACCGCATGATAACCCGTTGATTGAGCAAAATATGCTTGAGCCTGCCGTGCCATTTCAGGTTGTCAGCGCCATGGTGATGCAGGTCGCATAGACAATGCCGCAGAAAATCAGCGCCATCATCACCGCCGCGCTGCCGTAATCCTTGGCCCGTCGTGACAGGTCATGGCGGGAGAGGGAGATGCGGTCAACCGCCGCTTCGATACTCGAATTGAGCAATTCGACGATAAAGACAAGAAGCACCGAGCAGATCATCATCATCTGCTCGAAGAGATCAACGGGCAGGAGAAACGCCAGCACCAGCAAGGGCACACCAAGCAGCAATTCCTGCCGGAACGCACTTTCCTCGGTGATCGCAAACCTGAGCCCGGAGATGGAATGTCGTGCCGCGTTGAACGCCCTTTTCATCCCGGTATTATTCTTATAGGGATTGTCAATGATGTGATAGGAATCATCCGGCCGTGTTTTCACGAGATGCTCGGCAAAAACAGATGTTGCCGCCTGCCATGAAAATGTCTCTGCATGACGACGGACCTGTTGCCGCGCAATATCAAGGGCCTCCCGGCAGGCTGCGCCAAGATCATCGTCAAGGACGCCGGCACCGGATGCACCGACCACATCGATCGGCCCGGTGACCGGATAGGCCGCCACCGGCAGACCGCAGGCCATGGCTTCCAGCAGGACAAGGCCGAATGTATCTGTCCTCGACGGGAAGACGAAAACATCCGCCTTGCGGTAGAACTCGGGCAATTCCTCTTTCGATTTCATGCCGAAATAGACAGCATCAGGATATCTGGCCTTGAGCTTTTCAAG is a window of Alphaproteobacteria bacterium LSUCC0684 DNA encoding:
- a CDS encoding diacylglycerol kinase; translation: MPECGQKILIVTDAWYPQVNGVVRSLTHTRDALIEMGHDVTMLTPELFRTVPCPTYPEIRLSLMPGSRVASFIHHLSPDIIHIATEGPLGLAARNFARRHGLNFTTAYHTRFPEYVHSRFRIPLSLTYGFLRWFHRPATVVMVPTKTVEEDLKRWRIGTPVLWPRGVDLDLFRPARRRKTNPKPVFLYVGRVAVEKNIEAFLSLDLDGEKWVVGDGPSLEKLKARYPDAVYFGMKSKEELPEFYRKADVFVFPSRTDTFGLVLLEAMACGLPVAAYPVTGPIDVVGASGAGVLDDDLGAACREALDIARQQVRRHAETFSWQAATSVFAEHLVKTRPDDSYHIIDNPYKNNTGMKRAFNAARHSISGLRFAITEESAFRQELLLGVPLLVLAFLLPVDLFEQMMMICSVLLVFIVELLNSSIEAAVDRISLSRHDLSRRAKDYGSAAVMMALIFCGIVYATCITMALTT